A region from the Aliarcobacter thereius LMG 24486 genome encodes:
- a CDS encoding ShlB/FhaC/HecB family hemolysin secretion/activation protein yields the protein MERKLILKYFVFLLIVLTNLQSAKLDRPAGTNMGDVLKSIDPDEFLEKRGELYKAPEKPILEPSDINKPNARIDDKAKVFIKTFRFSHNSAISSEKLIKLVKDYENKELNLYSMQELTTIITKYYREKGYFVARAYIPAQELENNILEIAVIEGKHGEFKLKNSSLVKDEVILNYLNNIKKGDYVLDNKLERELLIIDELSGARVINSDVYPGAEIGESDFLVSLDKSAKYSAYAMIDNYGTKYTGEHRLNLGANINSITGIGDILSFNTLISENTNLLNYGLTYSRHIAYSGLNGGIGLSKTDYEMDKMGDFEVLGSSLNLNLFLSYPLVKTHSTLRAIQINSTISKMDDESGPKSYTEIAKKQDSNLMIKLNEKRPTSILSRPGTLNAYIGYSFGNLSMDNDIAKDTDLLLNSEGFYHKIVAYLGHQQYIVPKITLQTSIKIQKNLGRNLDGGQRISVAGSNGVRAYEDSELSGDSGYSASLDLIYSLPNFSNYFHNISIFTDFAEVKRNTKTFNDDKNSRRLGAYGLGYAFSYKDFNFKTTYGFGFGSEKEPTVEKEFSKKAEKFLFQAIYQF from the coding sequence TTGGAAAGAAAACTAATATTAAAATATTTTGTTTTTTTGTTAATTGTATTAACAAATTTACAATCAGCGAAACTTGATAGACCTGCTGGAACAAACATGGGAGATGTTTTAAAGTCAATAGACCCAGATGAATTTCTGGAAAAAAGAGGAGAACTTTATAAAGCACCAGAAAAACCTATTTTAGAACCAAGTGATATAAATAAACCAAATGCAAGAATAGATGATAAAGCAAAAGTTTTTATAAAAACTTTTAGATTTTCTCATAATAGTGCAATAAGTAGTGAAAAACTTATAAAACTTGTGAAAGATTATGAAAATAAAGAATTAAATTTATATTCAATGCAAGAACTTACAACAATTATTACAAAATATTATAGAGAAAAAGGATATTTTGTAGCAAGAGCATATATTCCTGCACAAGAGTTAGAAAATAATATTTTAGAAATTGCAGTAATTGAAGGAAAACATGGAGAATTTAAATTAAAAAATAGTTCATTAGTAAAAGATGAGGTAATCTTGAACTACTTAAATAATATAAAAAAAGGAGATTATGTTTTAGATAATAAACTTGAAAGAGAGTTACTTATAATAGATGAATTAAGCGGTGCAAGAGTAATAAACTCTGATGTTTACCCAGGAGCAGAAATAGGAGAAAGTGATTTTCTAGTAAGCTTGGATAAAAGTGCAAAATATAGTGCATATGCTATGATAGATAATTATGGTACAAAATATACAGGTGAACATAGATTAAATCTTGGAGCAAATATAAATAGTATTACAGGAATAGGTGATATTTTAAGTTTTAATACACTTATTTCAGAAAATACAAATTTATTAAATTATGGACTTACTTATTCTAGACATATTGCTTATAGTGGATTAAATGGTGGAATAGGATTATCAAAGACTGACTATGAGATGGATAAAATGGGAGATTTTGAAGTTTTAGGAAGTTCACTAAATCTTAATTTATTCCTTTCTTATCCTCTTGTTAAAACTCATTCTACATTAAGAGCTATACAAATAAATTCAACTATAAGTAAAATGGATGATGAATCAGGACCAAAATCATATACGGAGATAGCAAAAAAACAAGATAGTAATTTAATGATAAAATTAAATGAAAAAAGACCTACATCAATTCTTTCAAGACCAGGAACCTTAAATGCTTATATAGGCTACTCTTTTGGAAATTTATCTATGGATAACGATATAGCAAAAGATACAGATCTTTTATTAAATAGTGAAGGTTTTTATCATAAAATAGTGGCTTATTTAGGACATCAACAATATATAGTTCCTAAAATAACTTTACAAACAAGTATAAAAATTCAGAAAAACTTGGGACGAAACTTGGATGGTGGACAAAGAATAAGTGTTGCTGGAAGTAATGGAGTAAGAGCATATGAAGATAGTGAACTAAGTGGAGATAGTGGATATTCAGCATCTTTGGATTTGATTTATTCTTTGCCAAACTTTAGTAATTATTTTCATAATATTTCAATTTTTACAGACTTTGCAGAAGTTAAAAGAAATACAAAAACATTTAATGATGATAAAAATAGTAGAAGATTAGGAGCATATGGATTAGGATATGCTTTTAGTTATAAAGATTTTAATTTTAAAACTACATATGGATTTGGGTTTGGTAGTGAAAAAGAACCAACAGTTGAAAAAGAATTTAGTAAAAAAGCTGAGAAATTTTTATTTCAAGCTATTTACCAATTTTAA
- a CDS encoding OmpA family protein, which yields MRYYINPLIFLILFTSCSNKYNITNKDEYYMTKKEFIEESNYSKVAQNIILPIKDKEEISKNDLKKVYFDYGTAFFDIKYRKIIKKHAIFMKQHLDLKLILQGNADIGGQKAAHTWLALNRAKNVKDQLVKYDIDENRIIISTNSSDNPIILGNSEEAWEKNRRVDFIYY from the coding sequence ATGAGGTATTACATTAATCCTTTAATATTTTTAATACTTTTTACATCTTGTAGTAATAAATACAATATTACAAATAAAGATGAATATTATATGACTAAAAAAGAGTTTATTGAAGAGAGTAACTATTCAAAAGTTGCTCAAAATATTATATTACCAATAAAAGATAAAGAAGAAATATCAAAGAATGATTTAAAAAAAGTATATTTTGATTATGGAACTGCTTTTTTTGATATTAAATATAGAAAAATTATAAAAAAACATGCAATTTTCATGAAACAGCACTTAGATTTAAAGTTAATTCTTCAAGGGAATGCAGATATAGGTGGACAAAAAGCTGCTCATACTTGGTTGGCTTTAAATAGAGCAAAAAATGTAAAAGATCAATTAGTAAAATACGATATAGATGAAAACAGAATAATAATTTCTACAAATAGTAGTGATAATCCAATTATTTTAGGAAATAGTGAAGAAGCTTGGGAAAAGAATAGAAGAGTAGATTTTATCTACTATTAA
- a CDS encoding OmpA family protein translates to MNKLLILIIFLILGLNANQITLEDDKEKVHNLNKIIYFSRGAKKTNSNQNIRLKKHAEYMIKTKDIKLLLEAYTDNVGDREVNNWMALDYAKACKETLVKYGVDASRISITTFGASKSTRNEIRDRKVEFIYYY, encoded by the coding sequence ATGAATAAATTATTAATTTTAATAATATTTTTAATTTTAGGATTAAATGCAAATCAAATTACACTTGAAGATGATAAAGAAAAAGTACATAATTTAAATAAAATTATATACTTTTCAAGAGGAGCAAAAAAAACAAATTCTAATCAAAATATAAGATTGAAAAAACATGCAGAGTATATGATAAAAACAAAAGATATAAAGTTACTTCTAGAAGCTTATACTGATAATGTAGGAGATAGAGAAGTAAATAATTGGATGGCACTTGATTATGCAAAAGCATGTAAAGAGACTTTAGTAAAATATGGTGTTGATGCGAGTAGAATAAGTATAACTACTTTTGGTGCTAGTAAATCAACAAGAAATGAAATAAGAGATAGAAAAGTAGAATTTATATACTACTATTAA
- a CDS encoding aldolase catalytic domain-containing protein encodes MFEKKGTILSVREDLKVFDCTIRDGGLVNNFYFSDEFVKAHYEMCLKSGVDYMEIGKNVSPTLMSENEYGPWNFCKEEDIRRIVGENKTDLKIAVMSDIGRSLKEELKPKEQSVVDMIRVATYIHQIPAAIELIEDAHNKGYETTVNIMAISKSFDKELDEVLELLAKTPVDVIYIADSFGSFYPEQIRSLTEKYLSFTQRTGKKVGIHAHNNLQLAYANTLEAMIYGASFLDVTVSGLGRGAGNCALELLLGFLKNPKYNQMPVFEFIENHIVELEKNLDWGYSIPYMITGQLNEHPRSAIKARDEKDTKYREFFKNLSNME; translated from the coding sequence ATGTTTGAGAAAAAAGGAACTATACTTAGTGTAAGAGAAGATTTAAAAGTTTTTGACTGTACTATTCGAGATGGTGGTCTTGTAAATAATTTTTATTTTAGTGATGAATTTGTAAAAGCTCACTATGAAATGTGTTTAAAATCTGGTGTTGATTATATGGAAATAGGAAAAAATGTTTCTCCTACACTTATGAGTGAAAATGAATATGGTCCTTGGAATTTCTGTAAAGAAGAAGATATTAGAAGAATTGTTGGTGAAAATAAAACCGATTTAAAGATTGCTGTTATGAGTGATATTGGAAGATCTTTAAAAGAAGAACTTAAACCAAAAGAACAAAGTGTTGTTGATATGATAAGAGTTGCAACATATATTCACCAAATTCCTGCTGCAATAGAATTAATAGAAGATGCTCACAATAAAGGGTATGAAACTACTGTAAATATTATGGCTATTTCAAAATCATTTGATAAAGAACTTGATGAAGTTTTAGAACTTTTAGCAAAGACTCCTGTTGATGTAATCTATATTGCTGATAGTTTTGGTTCATTTTATCCTGAACAAATAAGATCTTTAACTGAAAAATATCTTAGTTTTACACAAAGAACAGGTAAAAAAGTGGGAATACATGCTCATAATAATCTTCAACTTGCATACGCAAATACTTTAGAAGCTATGATTTATGGGGCTAGTTTTCTTGATGTTACTGTTTCAGGCTTAGGTCGTGGAGCTGGAAATTGTGCTTTAGAACTTCTTTTAGGTTTTCTAAAAAATCCAAAATATAATCAAATGCCTGTATTTGAATTTATAGAAAACCATATTGTAGAGTTAGAAAAAAACTTAGATTGGGGATATAGTATTCCTTATATGATAACTGGTCAATTAAACGAACACCCAAGATCTGCTATAAAAGCAAGAGATGAAAAAGATACAAAATATAGAGAGTTTTTTAAAAATCTCTCTAATATGGAATAA
- a CDS encoding ribonuclease H family protein, with translation MIENNIIEKIYCDGACSGNPGNAGTGVILFYENKKVELYYGAFIEHGTNNIAELNGIYKALLFVKLDKNNNQIKILADSKYAIDCISKWAFSWSANGWKKKGGEIKNLELIQAIFKLYLALKHRVVFEHVKGHSGDFGNELADVMARKAIKMGNYRFERYDYNSLDSVLKEKY, from the coding sequence ATGATAGAAAATAATATTATAGAAAAAATATATTGTGATGGTGCTTGTAGTGGAAACCCTGGAAATGCTGGAACAGGAGTTATTCTTTTTTATGAAAATAAAAAAGTTGAACTTTATTATGGTGCTTTTATAGAGCATGGTACAAATAATATTGCTGAACTAAATGGTATTTATAAGGCTCTTTTATTTGTAAAGTTAGATAAAAATAATAATCAAATAAAAATATTGGCTGATTCCAAATATGCAATAGATTGTATAAGCAAATGGGCTTTTTCTTGGAGTGCAAATGGCTGGAAGAAAAAAGGTGGAGAGATAAAAAACCTTGAACTAATTCAAGCTATTTTCAAACTCTACTTAGCTTTAAAACATAGAGTTGTTTTTGAACATGTAAAAGGGCATAGTGGAGATTTTGGAAATGAACTTGCTGATGTTATGGCAAGAAAAGCAATAAAAATGGGTAATTATAGATTTGAAAGATATGATTATAACTCTTTAGATAGTGTTTTAAAAGAGAAATATTAA
- a CDS encoding DUF2721 domain-containing protein, whose translation MLDAVVEINSIPSMIQLSVAPVFLLAGVAGLLNVFTGRLVRIIDKVDKLDKFEYDKEAEGKIDNDLKQLIKDRRKFLTMRMDNTNRAIFFGTTTGLFIALVIITIFFSSFFHFKYTILIAILFILGMSTLVISLILFLRELFYTTKFINNKRSYIP comes from the coding sequence ATGCTAGATGCTGTTGTTGAAATAAACTCTATTCCAAGTATGATTCAACTATCTGTTGCTCCTGTTTTTTTACTTGCAGGAGTTGCAGGACTTTTAAATGTTTTTACAGGAAGATTGGTAAGAATTATTGATAAAGTTGATAAATTAGATAAGTTTGAATATGACAAAGAAGCTGAAGGTAAAATCGATAATGATTTAAAACAATTAATAAAAGATAGAAGAAAATTCTTAACTATGAGAATGGATAATACAAATAGAGCAATATTTTTTGGAACAACAACTGGACTTTTTATTGCACTTGTTATTATTACTATTTTTTTTAGCTCTTTTTTCCATTTTAAATATACTATTTTAATAGCAATTTTATTTATTTTAGGAATGAGTACTTTAGTAATATCTTTAATCCTTTTTCTAAGAGAACTATTTTATACAACTAAATTTATTAACAATAAAAGAAGTTATATTCCTTAA
- a CDS encoding DUF302 domain-containing protein gives MQYINVSNKSVQEIVDGIKEIASKYSFGVQHVYNLKETLNSKGKNLENECQVVDICNPSYAEKFLNEDISLACILPCKIAVYTKDGETNITLNSLAQLVDDINPDLTDTAVEVQELLLKIIDEVK, from the coding sequence ATGCAATACATAAATGTTTCAAATAAAAGTGTACAAGAGATAGTTGATGGAATTAAAGAAATTGCATCAAAATATAGTTTTGGTGTTCAACATGTTTATAATCTAAAAGAGACTCTAAACTCAAAAGGTAAAAACTTAGAGAATGAGTGTCAAGTTGTTGATATTTGTAATCCAAGTTATGCTGAAAAATTTTTAAATGAAGATATTTCATTAGCTTGTATTTTACCTTGTAAAATAGCAGTTTACACAAAAGATGGTGAGACTAATATTACTTTAAACTCTTTAGCTCAGTTAGTTGATGATATTAATCCTGATTTAACTGATACAGCTGTTGAAGTTCAAGAACTACTTTTAAAAATTATTGATGAAGTAAAATAG
- a CDS encoding ABC transporter ATP-binding protein, whose product MNEKISLKSILKLLLKNKKTLVFGQIFTLIAILLSVPIPLLLPMLVDEVLLDKPAFFVNNINSLFGSGDIFYYVAIVTSVVIFLRLFHFVFTVINTKIFTKISKLIIFEIREKLLIHLQKVTTNEYESLGSGKIAANLVTDVNTLDNFIVNISSKFLTSTLTLIAVSIVMININFVLGLMILLTQPTIAIISRKIARRTGELKKEENASIEAFQNNISETLELFSQIRASNKEKEFFKTSINKAKNIQKTSNEYSYKSVAFEKLSYTMFLFAFEIFRASGLLLVAYSDLSIGLMFAMFGYIWFVMSPIQEILSIQYSLASAKAAISRINKILELPCEKDDGIDLKEEDKLDISIKNLSFSYSKEKANLENISFDIKSGEKIAIIGASGSGKTTLCQIISGFYEKDSGDILYNNISVDKISKKSIRENIFLVLQMPILFNNTLRFNITMGEEFSDCKIKEALKIAQMLDIVEKMPNGLDTIVGKMGIRLSGGQRQRLSIARMILANPKLIIFDESTSALDVQTETNLFNDLKEFLKDKTLITIAHRLSTVKNASKIYVLNDGKLVQSGSHKELETKEGEYLEFIKNQLI is encoded by the coding sequence ATGAATGAAAAAATATCTTTAAAATCAATTCTAAAACTACTTTTAAAAAATAAAAAAACTCTAGTTTTTGGACAAATATTTACACTAATCGCAATACTTTTATCTGTTCCAATTCCTTTATTACTTCCTATGCTTGTAGATGAAGTTTTATTGGATAAACCAGCTTTTTTTGTAAATAATATAAATAGTTTATTTGGAAGTGGTGATATTTTTTATTATGTTGCTATTGTAACTTCGGTTGTTATATTTTTACGACTTTTTCATTTTGTTTTTACTGTTATAAATACAAAAATATTTACAAAAATCTCAAAGCTAATTATTTTTGAAATAAGAGAAAAACTTTTAATTCATCTTCAAAAAGTCACTACAAATGAATATGAAAGCCTTGGAAGTGGAAAAATTGCTGCAAATTTAGTAACAGATGTTAATACTTTAGATAATTTTATTGTAAATATTTCAAGTAAATTTTTAACTTCTACTTTAACATTAATCGCTGTTTCAATTGTTATGATAAATATAAATTTTGTTTTAGGACTTATGATTTTACTAACACAACCAACAATTGCAATAATTTCAAGAAAAATAGCTAGAAGAACAGGAGAGCTAAAAAAAGAAGAAAATGCTTCAATAGAGGCTTTTCAAAATAATATAAGCGAAACATTGGAGCTATTTTCACAAATAAGAGCAAGTAATAAGGAAAAAGAATTTTTCAAAACTTCAATAAATAAAGCAAAAAATATTCAAAAAACTTCAAATGAATATAGCTATAAAAGTGTTGCATTTGAAAAACTATCTTACACAATGTTTTTATTTGCTTTTGAAATTTTTAGAGCAAGTGGTCTTTTACTTGTAGCTTACAGTGATTTATCTATTGGTCTTATGTTTGCAATGTTTGGCTATATTTGGTTCGTAATGTCACCAATTCAAGAGATTTTATCAATTCAGTACTCACTTGCTAGTGCAAAAGCTGCTATAAGTAGAATTAATAAAATTTTAGAACTTCCTTGCGAAAAAGATGATGGAATAGATTTAAAAGAAGAAGATAAATTAGATATTAGTATCAAAAATCTATCTTTTTCATACTCAAAAGAGAAAGCAAATTTAGAAAATATTAGTTTTGATATTAAAAGTGGAGAAAAAATTGCAATTATTGGTGCAAGTGGAAGTGGGAAAACAACTCTTTGTCAAATTATTTCAGGGTTTTATGAAAAAGATAGTGGAGATATTTTATACAACAATATTAGTGTAGATAAAATAAGTAAGAAATCTATTAGAGAAAATATATTTTTAGTTTTACAAATGCCTATTTTATTTAATAATACTCTTAGATTTAATATAACAATGGGAGAAGAGTTCTCTGATTGTAAGATAAAAGAAGCTTTAAAAATAGCTCAAATGCTTGATATTGTAGAAAAAATGCCAAATGGTCTTGATACAATTGTTGGTAAAATGGGAATAAGATTAAGTGGTGGACAAAGGCAAAGATTGTCTATTGCAAGAATGATTTTAGCAAATCCAAAACTTATAATTTTTGATGAATCAACTTCAGCTTTAGATGTTCAAACAGAAACAAATCTTTTTAATGATCTTAAAGAATTTTTAAAAGACAAAACTCTCATTACAATAGCTCATAGATTAAGTACAGTTAAAAATGCATCAAAAATATATGTTTTAAATGATGGAAAACTTGTACAAAGTGGTTCTCATAAAGAGTTAGAAACAAAAGAAGGAGAGTATTTGGAGTTTATAAAAAATCAACTCATCTAA
- a CDS encoding FAD-dependent oxidoreductase has protein sequence MKYDVIIIGAGAAGFGCALTLGSANNKFEWAKDRKYLILDDNKSDLNVGKYFNVAGIESGINGVDLLEKMKIQLKNYPSVELKNSKVIKIEKDGELFKVISENETYVAQIVVLATGLHKFEIECEDVKILDNIFVPKPNNIYLEHKDNIIAPNLYVAGLASGVPTMFSCASGDGVKVACDIFKKYAGKIAVVHDIKS, from the coding sequence ATGAAATATGATGTAATAATTATTGGTGCTGGAGCTGCTGGTTTTGGATGTGCTTTAACTTTAGGAAGTGCAAATAATAAATTTGAATGGGCAAAAGATAGGAAATATCTTATTTTAGATGACAATAAAAGTGATTTAAATGTTGGAAAATATTTTAATGTTGCTGGAATAGAAAGTGGAATAAATGGTGTTGATTTACTTGAAAAGATGAAAATTCAATTAAAAAACTATCCAAGTGTTGAGTTAAAAAACTCTAAGGTTATTAAAATAGAAAAAGATGGTGAATTATTTAAAGTAATCTCTGAAAATGAAACTTATGTAGCACAAATTGTTGTTTTAGCAACTGGTCTGCATAAGTTTGAAATAGAGTGTGAAGATGTGAAAATTTTAGATAATATTTTTGTACCAAAACCAAATAATATCTACCTTGAGCACAAAGATAATATTATTGCTCCAAATTTATATGTAGCTGGACTTGCAAGTGGAGTTCCTACAATGTTCTCTTGTGCAAGTGGTGATGGAGTTAAAGTTGCTTGTGATATATTTAAAAAATATGCTGGAAAAATTGCAGTTGTTCACGATATAAAATCTTAA
- a CDS encoding alpha/beta fold hydrolase encodes MKEKIYFIPGLMTDNRLWQRALPFLEDYFTIVHTKIPNSTNFDEIIEILDKEFIEERINILGFSLGGYIASYFTCKKPNRVKKLFTVSATPGTTSKIELERREKKLNDFQNSKEFGLEFEKAVMLLEEQNQNDLELVNIIVNMFNDLGRDTFISQLKSTFNRVDLFDCLKDKVIPIHMLFSTNDRLLDNQALNKLFNQKHNIKLISREGTSHNIPLEFPELFANSVKNWMKI; translated from the coding sequence TTGAAAGAGAAAATTTATTTTATTCCAGGTCTTATGACTGATAACAGGCTTTGGCAAAGAGCATTGCCTTTCTTAGAAGATTATTTTACTATTGTTCATACAAAAATACCAAACTCTACAAATTTTGATGAGATTATAGAAATTTTGGATAAAGAGTTTATAGAAGAGAGAATTAATATTTTAGGATTTTCTTTGGGTGGATATATAGCATCATATTTTACTTGTAAAAAGCCAAATAGAGTTAAAAAACTTTTTACAGTTAGTGCAACACCTGGAACTACTTCAAAAATTGAACTTGAAAGAAGAGAAAAAAAATTAAATGATTTTCAAAATTCAAAAGAGTTTGGTTTGGAGTTTGAAAAAGCAGTAATGCTTTTAGAAGAGCAAAATCAAAATGATTTAGAACTTGTGAATATTATTGTAAATATGTTTAATGATTTAGGAAGAGATACTTTTATAAGCCAATTAAAAAGCACTTTTAATAGAGTAGATTTATTTGATTGTTTAAAAGACAAAGTGATTCCAATTCATATGTTATTTAGTACAAATGATAGATTACTTGATAATCAAGCATTAAATAAACTTTTTAATCAAAAACATAATATAAAACTAATTAGTAGAGAAGGAACAAGTCATAATATTCCTCTTGAATTTCCAGAACTATTTGCAAATAGTGTAAAAAACTGGATGAAAATTTAA
- a CDS encoding YgaP family membrane protein, whose translation MSTFDKIKAFCRPFRIVLGLVLIAIGIYTGIVWFYLGIIPLIVGIVNFCPLCLFTKKCELKNKKD comes from the coding sequence ATGAGTACATTTGATAAAATAAAAGCTTTTTGTAGACCATTTAGAATAGTTTTAGGATTAGTTTTAATAGCAATTGGAATTTATACAGGAATTGTATGGTTTTATTTAGGGATTATTCCACTTATTGTTGGAATAGTTAATTTCTGTCCATTATGTCTATTTACAAAAAAATGTGAGCTTAAAAATAAAAAAGATTAG
- a CDS encoding M99 family carboxypeptidase catalytic domain-containing protein yields the protein MRALLIITFLLTNLFSENKEFTLYKKGPEINDGNTLLIIGGIHGDEPGGYFSPSFFIEHYKITKGNVWVSPSVNIDSMVANVRGRYKDMNRKFSTISKNDPDLKNVNKIKELILDPKVDLVLNLHDGHGFYRNTYENAIFNPRAWGQATIIDQKKIHSLEKFGNLDEIASKVRDNLNGDKLFKEYHYFGVKNTETKAKDEQQQLSLTFFSVTNNKPAFAIETSKNITDLTHKVIYQLKSIEEFMKIMNIEYERDFDINSYEDVKKLLFDYKYVTINENIKLNLNNIRPILRYVPLKKSGNNFEFNYPIGEVKFQNGAYRLFIGNKLISSFIPQYFDLNDIEEKIKFEVDGEIVEAVFGDNIKVKENFKVLKSVSRVNVIGFHIDGLESEDDILLSRKDIVKSFSIDRSQNSYRVEFYNDKNNFEGMITVEFID from the coding sequence ATGAGAGCTCTTCTTATTATTACATTTTTACTAACAAATCTTTTTTCAGAAAATAAAGAGTTTACTCTATACAAAAAAGGTCCAGAAATAAATGATGGAAATACTTTACTAATAATTGGTGGAATTCATGGTGATGAACCTGGTGGTTATTTCTCTCCATCGTTTTTTATAGAACACTATAAAATCACAAAAGGCAATGTGTGGGTATCTCCTAGTGTAAATATTGATAGTATGGTTGCAAATGTTCGTGGAAGATATAAAGATATGAATAGAAAATTCAGCACAATTTCTAAAAATGACCCTGATTTAAAAAATGTAAATAAAATAAAAGAGCTAATTTTAGACCCAAAAGTTGATTTAGTTTTAAATCTTCATGATGGACATGGTTTTTATAGAAATACTTATGAAAATGCAATTTTCAATCCTAGAGCTTGGGGACAAGCAACAATTATTGACCAAAAAAAGATCCACTCTTTAGAAAAATTTGGAAATCTTGATGAAATTGCAAGTAAAGTAAGAGATAATCTAAATGGAGATAAACTATTTAAAGAGTATCACTATTTTGGAGTAAAAAACACTGAAACAAAAGCAAAAGATGAACAACAACAACTATCTTTAACTTTTTTCTCAGTTACAAACAATAAACCTGCTTTTGCAATAGAAACTAGTAAAAATATCACAGATTTGACTCATAAAGTTATTTATCAGCTTAAATCTATTGAAGAGTTTATGAAAATTATGAATATAGAATATGAAAGAGATTTTGATATTAACTCTTATGAAGATGTTAAGAAATTACTTTTTGATTATAAATATGTAACAATAAATGAGAATATAAAATTAAATTTAAATAATATAAGACCAATTTTAAGATATGTTCCTTTGAAGAAAAGTGGAAATAATTTTGAATTTAACTATCCAATTGGTGAAGTAAAGTTTCAAAATGGTGCATATAGATTATTTATTGGAAATAAATTAATAAGCTCTTTTATCCCACAATATTTTGATTTAAATGATATTGAAGAGAAAATTAAATTTGAGGTTGATGGAGAAATAGTAGAAGCAGTTTTTGGAGACAATATAAAAGTTAAAGAAAATTTTAAAGTTTTAAAATCTGTGTCAAGAGTAAATGTTATAGGTTTTCATATTGATGGTTTAGAAAGTGAAGATGATATTTTATTATCTAGAAAAGATATTGTAAAAAGTTTTTCAATAGATAGATCTCAAAATAGTTATAGAGTCGAATTTTATAATGATAAAAACAACTTTGAAGGTATGATTACAGTAGAGTTTATAGATTAG